The Lycium barbarum isolate Lr01 chromosome 9, ASM1917538v2, whole genome shotgun sequence genome has a segment encoding these proteins:
- the LOC132610396 gene encoding hypothetical protein At1g04090 produces MFGCKCFRWSKISDLYSRELDTFTLPAPIPQWPQVLERSGTGFASGTIKLGELEVQKISKFEFVWGCNLSQDRKQGVSFYKPRGVPDGFFSLGHYCQSNNKPLRGFVLVAREVAKPEPGDHCNGNPCLPALQNPLDYTLVWSSNDGIEENFDGSGYFWLPQPPEGYKALGFIATSKPVKPELGEVKCVRADLTDECEAYRLILKTSSVLSEVLAIWSIRPRHRGLHGKGISVGTFFCSSYWSTEQELNIACLKNFDTSLQAMPNLDQIHAIIRHYGPTLFFHPDEAYLPSSVQWFFDNGAMLYMRGDSVAKPIEPDGSNLPGDGTNDHQCWIDLPSDVRRDIVKFGNLQSAKLYVHVKPTLGGTFTDLAMWIFCPFNGPATLKVGVVNVPLSKVGQHVGDWEHFTLRVSNFTGELCSIYFSQHSGGEWVDAYDLEFIAGNKAIVYSSKSGHASFPHPGNYIQGSSKLGVGIRNDAARSNLYVDSSTHYEIIAAEYLGHAAVSEPCWLQYMREWGPTIIYDSRKELEKIVSRLPMMVRNSVQSICDKLPMELFKEEGPTGPKEKNNWFGDERW; encoded by the coding sequence TCTTAGAACGTTCAGGTACAGGGTTTGCTAGTGGAACAATTAAACTAGGGGAATTGGAGGTTCAAAAAATCAGCAAGTTTGAGTTTGTCTGGGGTTGTAATCTGTCACAAGATCGGAAACAGGGTGTTAGCTTTTATAAGCCAAGGGGGGTGCCTGATGGATTTTTCAGCCTTGGCCACTACTGCCAATCTAACAACAAGCCTCTACGAGGGTTTGTGCTTGTTGCTCGGGAAGTGGCTAAACCTGAGCCAGGTGATCATTGCAATGGAAATCCTTGTTTGCCTGCGCTTCAGAATCCCCTTGATTACACGTTAGTCTGGAGTTCTAATGATGGAATTGAAGAAAATTTCGATGGATCTGGTTACTTCTGGTTACCTCAACCACCTGAAGGTTATAAAGCCCTGGGGTTCATTGCGACTAGTAAGCCTGTTAAACCTGAGTTAGGGGAAGTTAAATGTGTTCGAGCTGACCTCACTGATGAATGTGAAGCTTACCGCTTGATACTCAAAACCAGCTCTGTGCTTTCAGAAGTACTGGCAATTTGGAGCATAAGACCGCGGCATAGAGGATTGCATGGTAAAGGTATTTCAGTTGGTACCTTTTTCTGTAGTAGCTATTGGAGCACGGAGCAAGAGCTAAACATCGCTTGCCTAAAGAACTTTGATACGAGTCTACAAGCAATGCCAAACCTTGATCAGATTCATGCAATCATTAGGCACTACGGCCCTACTTTGTTTTTCCATCCCGACGAGGCCTATCTTCCATCTTCTGTACAATGGTTCTTCGACAATGGCGCAATGCTCTATATGAGAGGTGATTCAGTTGCTAAGCCTATTGAGCCTGACGGTTCCAATTTACCTGGTGATGGGACAAACGATCACCAATGCTGGATTGATTTGCCAAGCGATGTTCGGAGGGATATTGTCAAGTTTGGAAACTTACAGAGTGCAAAACTTTATGTTCATGTGAAGCCAACCTTAGGTGGTACTTTCACGGATCTTGCAATGTGGATTTTTTGCCCCTTCAATGGGCCAGCTACTCTAAAGGTAGGGGTAGTGAATGTTCCTCTTAGCAAAGTCGGCCAGCATGTAGGTGATTGGGAACATTTCACTCTTCGAGTGAGCAATTTCACAGGAGAGTTGTGCAGTATCTATTTTTCTCAGCACAGTGGTGGTGAATGGGTGGATGCTTATGATTTGGAGTTTATTGCAGGAAATAAAGCTATTGTTTACTCATCAAAAAGTGGTCATGCTAGCTTTCCTCATCCTGGAAATTACATTCAAGGGTCCTCAAAGCTAGGGGTTGGAATTAGAAATGATGCTGCCCGCAGTAATCTCTACGTAGATTCAAGTACCCATTATGAAATTATAGCAGCAGAGTATCTCGGCCATGCAGCTGTCAGTGAGCCGTGTTGGTTACAATATATGAGAGAGTGGGGTCCAACCATTATTTATGACTCAAGAAAGGAGCTTGAGAAAATTGTTAGTCGCTTGCCAATGATGGTTCGGAATTCAGTACAGAGTATTTGTGATAAGTTGCCAATGGAACTGTTTAAGGAGGAAGGCCCTACTGGACCAAAGGAGAAGAACAATTGGTTTGGAGACGAAAGATGGTAG